The following proteins are encoded in a genomic region of Pseudostreptobacillus hongkongensis:
- a CDS encoding HNH endonuclease produces DIYSNKCSYCGITTDVVSSELFEIDHFVCESSFNGNSIKAGEINNLVLSCKKCNRAKKDFIWNELYSSKFNVDDESITELFY; encoded by the coding sequence GATATATACAGTAATAAATGTTCCTATTGTGGTATCACAACAGATGTAGTCAGTTCTGAATTATTTGAAATTGATCATTTTGTATGCGAATCATCATTTAATGGAAACTCTATAAAAGCAGGGGAAATAAATAATTTAGTGCTTTCATGTAAGAAATGTAACAGAGCAAAGAAAGATTTTATATGGAACGAATTATATTCCTCAAAATTTAATGTTGATGATGAAAGTATAACAGAATTATTTTATAG